From Aspergillus fumigatus Af293 chromosome 3, whole genome shotgun sequence, a single genomic window includes:
- a CDS encoding NADH dehydrogenase [ubiquinone] 1 beta subcomplex subunit 7: MTVVESVKSAVGLADSTVASRQEMSDARLPLPYRDSCAHLLIPLNRCRQQEYYLPWKCEDERHSYEKCQYEEFKKRVAKMDELRAAKNGARSN; the protein is encoded by the exons ATGACTGTCGTGGAGTCAGTGAAGAGCGCCGTTGGGCTCGCGGATAGCACTG TCGCTTCCCGTCAAGAAATGTCCGACGCTCGTCTTCCGCTGCCGTACCGAGACTCCTGTGCACACCTCCTGATCCCATTGAACCGTTGCCGACAGCAGGAGTACTACCTTCCTTGGAAATGCGAG GACGAGAGACACAGCTACGAGAAGTGTCAATATGAGGAATTCAAGAAGCGCGTCGCCAAGATGGATGAGCTGCGAGCTGCGAAGAATGGCGCCCGGAGCAACTGA